The following proteins come from a genomic window of Streptococcus pneumoniae:
- the ribE gene encoding riboflavin synthase, producing the protein MFTGIIEEIGKVERIQKDSRNCKLSIKASKILTDIHLGDSIAVNGICLTVTHFNHQSFTVDVMNETWSRTALTLLKHGSEVNLERALSVNGRLGGHVVTGHIDGTGKISSIKKDDNAVWYQINTQKEILDLIVEKGSITIDGISLTVAKVSKVNFSVSVIPHTLEQTILKSKQVGSTVNLENDILGKYVQKLMDNSPKSEISKELLYQNGF; encoded by the coding sequence ATGTTCACAGGAATAATTGAAGAAATCGGAAAAGTTGAAAGAATACAGAAAGACTCTCGTAATTGTAAACTATCAATTAAAGCCTCAAAAATATTAACGGATATCCATTTAGGCGATAGTATAGCAGTAAATGGTATCTGTCTTACAGTTACTCATTTCAATCATCAATCCTTTACAGTTGATGTAATGAATGAAACATGGAGTCGAACAGCTCTTACTCTATTAAAACATGGAAGTGAGGTGAATCTAGAAAGAGCCTTATCTGTCAACGGTCGACTTGGGGGTCACGTCGTTACAGGACACATTGATGGTACAGGAAAAATCTCGTCAATAAAAAAAGATGATAATGCTGTATGGTATCAAATCAACACACAAAAAGAAATTTTAGATTTAATAGTTGAAAAAGGATCTATTACAATTGACGGCATTAGTCTGACTGTCGCTAAAGTCTCCAAAGTAAACTTTTCAGTATCTGTTATCCCTCATACCTTGGAACAAACCATTCTTAAGAGTAAACAAGTCGGGAGTACAGTAAATCTTGAAAATGATATCTTAGGTAAATATGTGCAAAAACTGATGGATAACTCTCCAAAATCAGAAATATCTAAGGAACTATTATATCAAAATGGATTTTAG
- a CDS encoding bifunctional 3,4-dihydroxy-2-butanone-4-phosphate synthase/GTP cyclohydrolase II, protein MEYRKIQEALEALQKGRLVLVIDDKDRENEGDLICSAQAATTENVNFMATYAKGLICMPMSESLANQLMLSPMVENNTDNHKTAFTVSIDYKETTTGISAEERGLTARMCVAEDITPSDFRRPGHMFPLIAKKGGVLERNGHTEATVDLLKLAGLKECGLCCEIMNHDGKMMRTDDLIQFSKKHNIPLITIKELQEYRKVYDQLVERVSTVNMPTRYGNFKAISYIDKLNGEHHLALIMGNIEDEANVLCRVHSECLTGDVLGSLRCDCGQQFDKAMKMIVENGSGVLLYLRQEGRGIGLINKLKAYHLQDQGMDTLDANLALGFEGDLREYHIGAQMLKDLGLQSLHLLTNNPDKVEQLEKYGITISSRISIEIEANPYDSFYLETKKNRMGHILNMEEK, encoded by the coding sequence ATGGAATATCGAAAAATACAAGAAGCATTAGAAGCATTGCAGAAGGGACGACTTGTTCTTGTTATAGACGACAAGGATAGAGAAAATGAAGGAGACTTAATTTGTTCTGCACAAGCAGCTACAACAGAAAATGTTAATTTTATGGCTACTTATGCCAAAGGATTAATTTGTATGCCTATGAGCGAAAGTTTAGCTAATCAATTAATGCTTTCACCTATGGTTGAAAACAATACAGATAATCATAAGACTGCTTTTACAGTTTCAATTGATTATAAAGAAACGACCACAGGTATTTCTGCCGAGGAAAGAGGACTGACCGCACGTATGTGTGTAGCTGAAGATATAACACCCTCTGATTTTCGCAGGCCAGGACACATGTTTCCTTTAATTGCAAAAAAAGGTGGTGTTCTAGAAAGAAATGGACACACAGAAGCAACTGTTGATTTATTAAAATTAGCTGGACTAAAAGAGTGTGGCCTATGTTGTGAAATAATGAATCATGATGGCAAAATGATGAGAACAGATGATTTAATTCAGTTCTCGAAGAAACACAACATTCCACTAATTACCATCAAAGAATTACAAGAATATAGAAAAGTATATGATCAGCTGGTAGAACGAGTTTCAACTGTCAATATGCCTACTAGATACGGTAATTTCAAAGCAATTAGCTATATAGATAAACTAAATGGGGAACATCATCTTGCTCTTATTATGGGAAACATAGAGGATGAAGCCAATGTATTATGTCGGGTCCACTCCGAATGTTTAACAGGAGATGTTTTAGGCTCTTTACGTTGCGATTGTGGACAGCAATTCGATAAAGCTATGAAAATGATTGTTGAGAATGGTTCGGGTGTCTTACTTTACTTGCGACAGGAGGGACGAGGAATTGGACTTATCAATAAATTAAAAGCCTATCATTTACAAGATCAAGGCATGGATACGCTTGATGCCAATCTTGCATTAGGCTTTGAAGGTGATTTAAGAGAATATCATATTGGAGCACAAATGCTTAAAGATCTGGGACTTCAGTCACTTCATTTACTGACAAATAATCCTGACAAGGTTGAACAGTTAGAAAAATATGGAATTACCATTTCCAGTAGAATATCAATCGAAATAGAAGCCAATCCTTACGATAGTTTTTATTTAGAAACAAAGAAAAATCGAATGGGTCACATTTTAAATATGGAGGAAAAATAA
- the ribH gene encoding 6,7-dimethyl-8-ribityllumazine synthase — protein MNTYEGNLVANNIKIGIVVARFNEFITSKLLSGALDNLKRENVNEKDIEVAWVPGAFEIPLIASKMAKSKKYDAIICLGAVIRGNTSHYDYVCSEVSKGIAQISLNSEIPVMFGVLTTDTIEQAIERAGTKAGNKGSECAQGAIEMVNLIRTLDA, from the coding sequence ATGAACACTTATGAAGGTAATTTAGTAGCAAACAATATTAAAATAGGTATTGTTGTAGCGAGATTTAATGAATTTATAACTTCAAAATTATTATCTGGAGCACTAGATAATCTCAAAAGAGAGAATGTAAACGAGAAAGATATAGAGGTAGCCTGGGTTCCAGGAGCTTTTGAAATACCACTGATTGCATCAAAAATGGCAAAAAGTAAAAAATATGATGCAATTATCTGCTTGGGAGCTGTCATTAGAGGGAATACAAGTCATTATGATTATGTATGTAGCGAGGTATCTAAGGGAATCGCCCAAATCAGTTTAAATAGCGAAATTCCTGTTATGTTTGGTGTGCTAACGACAGATACAATTGAACAAGCCATAGAACGAGCTGGCACTAAAGCAGGAAATAAGGGTTCTGAGTGTGCACAAGGAGCTATTGAAATGGTCAACCTAATTCGTACATTAGACGCATAG